A genomic region of Megalobrama amblycephala isolate DHTTF-2021 linkage group LG6, ASM1881202v1, whole genome shotgun sequence contains the following coding sequences:
- the LOC125270561 gene encoding sterol 26-hydroxylase, mitochondrial-like isoform X1: MAVRFALSSAERRIGFGLLRPTTVTTDIRRGAVGNAAASVTVQDSHRKLKTVADLPEITTFRMLYTAIFKGYMNRMHELQIYENELHGPMYKVNVGKLESIAINTVDLLEELLRKDEKFPCRGDMTLWTEYRDMRGIGYGPFTEEGEKWYKLRRVLNKRMLHPKDSVQYGDVINAVVTDFIKRIYYLREMSPTGDLVPNLTNELYRFSLEGISSILFETRIGCLEKEIPAETQDFINSIAQMFTYSIPVVMLPKWTRKFLPFWQWYINGWEGIFKFSGKMIDMKMEAIQRRVDANQEVAGEYLTYLLSNVKMSSKDVYGSISELLLAGVDTTSNTMMWALYLLSRDPEAQEALYQDVTRVLKGDRVPTAQEVNNMPYLKAVIKETLRMYPVVPINSRLIAENDVVIGGHFFPKKTTFSMCHYAISRDEKVFPEAWKFKPDRWLRDGRTRPNPFGSIPFGFGVRGCVGRRIAELEMHLALARLIKLFEIRPDPTVGEVQSIYRSVLAPDRQVNFHFVERPKTHEA; this comes from the exons ATGGCTGTTCGTTTTGCATTGAGCTCTGCAGAAAGAAGGATTGGATTTGGTCTTCTGAGGCCCACGACAGTGACCACGGACATCAGGAGAGGGGCAGTGGGTAATGCTGCTGCTTCTGTCACCGTCCAGGACAGCCACAGGAAGCTCAAGACTGTGGCTGACCTCCCAGAGATCACAACATTTAGGATGCTGTACACAGCGATCTTTAAAGGGTACATGAATCGCATGCATGAGCTACAG ATATATGAAAATGAGCTTCATGGCCCCATGTACAAAGTGAACGTTGGAAAATTAGAATCCATTGCAATAAACACTGTGGACTTACTGGAAGAACTCCTTAGAAAAGATGAGAAGTTTCCTTGCAGAGGAGACATGACTCTGTGGACAGAGTATCGTGACATGAGAGGCATCGGCTACGGCCCTTTCACAGA AGAAGGAGAGAAATGGTACAAACTGCGGAGAGTGCTGAACAAACGCATGCTGCATCCAAAGGACTCTGTTCAGTATGGAGATGTGATCAATGCGGTGGTCACAGACTTCATTAAACGGATTTACTATCTGCGGGAAATGAGCCCCACTGGTGATCTTGTCCCTAACTTGACCAATGAGCTTTACCGCTTCTCCCTTGAAG GAATCTCATCCATTCTGTTTGAGACACGCATTGGCTGCCTGGAGAAGGAGATCCCTGCCGAGACACAAGATTTCATTAATTCTATTGCACAAATGTTCACCTACAGCATCCCTGTGGTGATGCTGCCCAAATGGACTCGCAAATTCTTGCCATTTTGGCAGTGGTACATCAATGGCTGGGAGGGCATATTCAAATTCT CCGGAAAGATGATTGACATGAAGATGGAGGCCATTCAGAGGCGTGTGGATGCAAATCAGGAGGTTGCTGGGGAGTATCTCACCTATCTGCTTTCCAATGTTAAGATGAGCAGTAAAGACGTTTATGGAAGCATTTCTGAGCTGCTGTTGGCTGGAGTGGACACA ACCTCCAACACCATGATGTGGGCACTGTATCTCCTCTCAAGAGATCCAGAAGCTCAAGAGGCTCTATATCAGGATGTAACCAGAGTCTTAAAGGGTGACAGAGTCCCAACAGCACAGGAAGTGAACAACATGCCTTACCTTAAAGCTGTCATCAAGGAAACACTAAG GATGTATCCTGTGGTGCCCATAAATTCTCGTCTTATTGCAGAAAATGATGTTGTCATTGGTGGACACTTTTTCCCTAAAAAG ACAACATTCAGTATGTGCCACTATGCAATCAGCCGTGATGAGAAAGTCTTCCCAGAGGCATGGAAGTTCAAACCTGACCGCTGGCTCCGAGATGGCAGAACAAGACCCAACCCATTTGGGTCAATCCCGTTTGGGTTTGGAGTCAGAGGCTGTGTTGGCCGTCGCATTGCTGAATTAGAGATGCATCTGGCTTTGGCAAGG CTAATCAAGTTGTTTGAAATCAGACCGGACCCAACTGTAGGTGAGGTTCAGTCAATCTATCGCTCAGTGCTTGCTCCAGACAGACAGGTTAACTTCCACTTTGTGGAGAGACCGAAGACACATGAAGCATAG
- the LOC125270562 gene encoding sterol 26-hydroxylase, mitochondrial-like: MAVHFALSSAERRIGFGLLRPTTATTDIRRGAVGNAAASVTVQDSHKKLKTVADLPEITTFRILYKTIFKGYMNRMHELQIYENKLYGPMYKVNVGKLESISINSVDLLEELLRKDEKFPCRGDMTLWTEYRDMRGIGYGPFTEEGEKWYKLRAVLNKRMLHPKDSVQYGDVINAVVTDFIKRIYYLREMSPTGDLVPNLTYELYRFSLEGISSILFETRIGCLEKEIPAETQDFINSIAQMLNYSMPVVVLPKWTRKFLPFWQWYINGWEGIFKFSRKMIDMKMEAIQRRVDANQEVAGEYLTYLLSNVKMSSKDVYGSISELLLAGVDTTSNTIMWALYLLSRDPEAQEALYQDVTRVLKGDRVPTAQEVNNMPYLKAVIKETLRMYPVVPMNSRLIAENDVVIGGHFFPKKTTFTLCHYVISRDEKVFPEPRKFKPDRWLRDGRTRPNPFGSIPFGFGVRGCVGRRIAELEMHLALARLIKLFEIRPDPTVGEVQSIYRSVLGPDRQVNLHFVERPKTNEA, from the exons ATGGCTGTTCATTTTGCATTGAGCTCTGCAGAAAGAAGGATTGGATTTGGTCTTCTGAGACCCACGACAGCGACCACGGACATCAGGAGAGGGGCAGTGGGTAATGCTGCTGCTTCTGTCACCGTCCAGGACAGCCACAAGAAGCTCAAGACTGTGGCTGACCTCCCAGAGATCACAACATTTAGGATACTGTACAAAACGATCTTTAAAGGGTACATGAATCGCATGCATGAGCTGCAG ATATATGAAAATAAGCTTTATGGTCCCATGTACAAAGTGAATGTTGGAAAATTAGAATCCATTTCAATAAACAGTGTGGACTTACTGGAGGAACTCCTAAGAAAAGATGAGAAGTTTCCTTGCAGAGGAGACATGACTCTGTGGACAGAGTATCGTGACATGAGAGGCATCGGCTACGGCCCTTTCACAGA AGAAGGAGAGAAATGGTACAAACTGCGGGCAGTGCTGAACAAACGCATGCTGCATCCAAAGGACTCTGTTCAGTATGGAGATGTGATCAATGCGGTGGTCACAGACTTCATTAAACGGATTTACTATCTGCGGGAAATGAGCCCCACTGGTGATCTTGTCCCTAACTTGACCTATGAACTTTACCGCTTCTCCCTTGAAG GAATCTCATCCATTCTGTTTGAGACACGCATTGGCTGCCTGGAGAAGGAGATTCCTGCCGAGACACAAGATTTCATTAATTCTATTGCACAAATGTTAAACTACAGCATGCCTGTGGTGGTGCTGCCCAAATGGACTCGCAAATTCTTGCCATTTTGGCAGTGGTACATCAATGGCTGGGAGGGCATATTCAAATTCT CCAGAAAGATGATTGACATGAAGATGGAGGCCATTCAGAGGCGTGTGGATGCAAATCAGGAGGTTGCTGGGGAGTATCTCACCTATCTGCTTTCCAATGTTAAGATGAGCAGTAAAGACGTTTATGGAAGCATTTCTGAGTTGCTGTTGGCTGGAGTGGACACA ACCTCCAACACCATAATGTGGGCACTGTATCTCCTCTCAAGAGATCCAGAAGCTCAAGAGGCTCTATATCAGGATGTAACCAGAGTCTTAAAGGGTGACAGAGTCCCAACAGCACAGGAAGTGAACAACATGCCTTACCTCAAAGCTGTCATCAAGGAAACACTAAG GATGTATCCTGTGGTGCCTATGAATTCTCGTCTTATTGCAGAAAATGATGTTGTCATTGGTGGACACTTTTTCCCTAAAAAG ACAACATTCACTCTGTGCCACTATGTTATCAGCCGTGATGAGAAAGTCTTCCCAGAACCACGAAAGTTCAAACCTGACCGCTGGCTCCGAGATGGCAGAACAAGACCCAACCCATTTGGGTCAATCCCGTTTGGCTTTGGAGTCAGAGGCTGTGTTGGCCGTCGCATTGCTGAATTAGAGATGCATCTGGCTTTGGCAAGG CTAATCAAGTTGTTTGAAATCAGACCGGACCCAACTGTAGGTGAGGTTCAGTCAATCTATCGCTCAGTGCTTGGGCCAGACAGACAGGTTAACCTTCACTTTGTGGAGAGACCGAAGACAAATGAAGCATAG
- the LOC125270561 gene encoding sterol 26-hydroxylase, mitochondrial-like isoform X2 encodes MYKVNVGKLESIAINTVDLLEELLRKDEKFPCRGDMTLWTEYRDMRGIGYGPFTEEGEKWYKLRRVLNKRMLHPKDSVQYGDVINAVVTDFIKRIYYLREMSPTGDLVPNLTNELYRFSLEGISSILFETRIGCLEKEIPAETQDFINSIAQMFTYSIPVVMLPKWTRKFLPFWQWYINGWEGIFKFSGKMIDMKMEAIQRRVDANQEVAGEYLTYLLSNVKMSSKDVYGSISELLLAGVDTTSNTMMWALYLLSRDPEAQEALYQDVTRVLKGDRVPTAQEVNNMPYLKAVIKETLRMYPVVPINSRLIAENDVVIGGHFFPKKTTFSMCHYAISRDEKVFPEAWKFKPDRWLRDGRTRPNPFGSIPFGFGVRGCVGRRIAELEMHLALARLIKLFEIRPDPTVGEVQSIYRSVLAPDRQVNFHFVERPKTHEA; translated from the exons ATGTACAAAGTGAACGTTGGAAAATTAGAATCCATTGCAATAAACACTGTGGACTTACTGGAAGAACTCCTTAGAAAAGATGAGAAGTTTCCTTGCAGAGGAGACATGACTCTGTGGACAGAGTATCGTGACATGAGAGGCATCGGCTACGGCCCTTTCACAGA AGAAGGAGAGAAATGGTACAAACTGCGGAGAGTGCTGAACAAACGCATGCTGCATCCAAAGGACTCTGTTCAGTATGGAGATGTGATCAATGCGGTGGTCACAGACTTCATTAAACGGATTTACTATCTGCGGGAAATGAGCCCCACTGGTGATCTTGTCCCTAACTTGACCAATGAGCTTTACCGCTTCTCCCTTGAAG GAATCTCATCCATTCTGTTTGAGACACGCATTGGCTGCCTGGAGAAGGAGATCCCTGCCGAGACACAAGATTTCATTAATTCTATTGCACAAATGTTCACCTACAGCATCCCTGTGGTGATGCTGCCCAAATGGACTCGCAAATTCTTGCCATTTTGGCAGTGGTACATCAATGGCTGGGAGGGCATATTCAAATTCT CCGGAAAGATGATTGACATGAAGATGGAGGCCATTCAGAGGCGTGTGGATGCAAATCAGGAGGTTGCTGGGGAGTATCTCACCTATCTGCTTTCCAATGTTAAGATGAGCAGTAAAGACGTTTATGGAAGCATTTCTGAGCTGCTGTTGGCTGGAGTGGACACA ACCTCCAACACCATGATGTGGGCACTGTATCTCCTCTCAAGAGATCCAGAAGCTCAAGAGGCTCTATATCAGGATGTAACCAGAGTCTTAAAGGGTGACAGAGTCCCAACAGCACAGGAAGTGAACAACATGCCTTACCTTAAAGCTGTCATCAAGGAAACACTAAG GATGTATCCTGTGGTGCCCATAAATTCTCGTCTTATTGCAGAAAATGATGTTGTCATTGGTGGACACTTTTTCCCTAAAAAG ACAACATTCAGTATGTGCCACTATGCAATCAGCCGTGATGAGAAAGTCTTCCCAGAGGCATGGAAGTTCAAACCTGACCGCTGGCTCCGAGATGGCAGAACAAGACCCAACCCATTTGGGTCAATCCCGTTTGGGTTTGGAGTCAGAGGCTGTGTTGGCCGTCGCATTGCTGAATTAGAGATGCATCTGGCTTTGGCAAGG CTAATCAAGTTGTTTGAAATCAGACCGGACCCAACTGTAGGTGAGGTTCAGTCAATCTATCGCTCAGTGCTTGCTCCAGACAGACAGGTTAACTTCCACTTTGTGGAGAGACCGAAGACACATGAAGCATAG